A section of the Nerophis ophidion isolate RoL-2023_Sa linkage group LG16, RoL_Noph_v1.0, whole genome shotgun sequence genome encodes:
- the tspo gene encoding translocator protein, whose translation MWLPLIGMTALPHLGGLYGGYITRKEVKTWYPTLEKPSWRPPNAAFPVVWTCLYTGMGYGSYLVWKELGGFTEEALVPLGLYGVQLALNWAWTPIFFGAHKLKLALIEIVLLTGTVGATMWSWYPISRPATLLMAPYLAWLGLATSLCYRIWKDNPETKEE comes from the exons ATGTGGCTGCCCTTGATTGGAATGACTGCCCTGCCACACCTCGGTGGGCTTTACGGTGGGTACATCACGCGCAAAGAGGTGAAGACCTGGTACCCCACCTTAGAGAAACCGTCATGGCGGCCACCCAACGCAGCCTTCCCGGTGGTGTGGACCTGCCTGTACACAGGGATGGG CTACGGCTCGTATCTGGTTTGGAAGGAGCTGGGAGGTTTTACAGAGGAGGCGCTGGTGCCGCTCGGTCTGTACGGCGTTCAGCTGGCGCTCAACTGGGCTTGGACTCCCATCTTCTTTGGGGCACACAAGCTCAAACTG GCCCTCATCGAGATCGTGCTTCTAACAGGGACCGTTGGCGCCACCATGTGGTCGTGGTACCCCATCAGCCGACCCGCCACTCTGCTCATGGCGCCCTACCTGGCCTGGCTGGGCTTGGCCACCTCGCTTTGCTACCGCATTTGGAAGGACAACCCTGAGACCAAAGAGGAGTAG